GGACTCCGAGCGTCGCCGGGCTATCTTCCAAGCGCCGGCGTCGAGAATGCCGCCGGGGGAAGGGCGAGATCGACGGCTTCCGCGGCGTTGCCCGGGAGGTCGGTCGGTAGCCTCCAGCCCCGAGGCCGCTCGAGCGTCTCACATACGAGGAGGTGGACATGGCGACGGATACGGTGGTGACGATGGTGGAGGGGACGGTGGACCCGGCTCGCGTTCCGGATCTGCTCGAGTCCTTTCCGGCGATGTCGGCGGAGGAGCTCCCTCCTCATCTCTTGGGCACGATGCTGCTTCGGGAGTCGGATTCAGATCGATGGCGGATTGTCACGTTGTGGCGCTCCATGAACGATTTGGAGGAGTACGTGAAGACGGTCGAGACCCCGGCCGCGCGGCAGGCTTTTCTGGCGGCGGGTGCCGAACCAACCGTCGGCGTGTGGAAGGCCGATCGGGTTCTCCTCAGGCCGTGAGTTCCCCTCGGGCGGGGAAGGAGAGACCCTTCGCCAGTGTCAGCCACCTCGCCGATTGGGAGGGTGCCGGTGACTCACTCCCCCCATTCGGGGGGCGGCTCGTGAGCGCCGGCCGTGAAGCTCCAGTACTCCCGCAGTCGGCGGCACAGTCCTTCGTCGTCGAAGTCGAGGAGAAGGCACCCCGGGAGCGTCGTCTCGTCGCCGTCGAGGTACATGTTGGTCCAGAACTCCACGGCCACCCTCGGACCAGCGGCGAAGGGACGACCCATACGGACGCGCACCTCGCTCTGGCCGGCAGTCACGGACCGCCAGTAGTCGGCGACCCCCTCCCTGCCCACGTGGGGTTCTTCGAAGATGTTGGAGCGGTAGGTGGCGTCGGCGGTGAACAGTTGGGCGGCGGCGTCGGCGTCGCGGCTCTCCCACGCCAGCCGATACCCCTCGATCCAGTCGTCAAGTGAACTTGGCATGGCCATCTCCTTCTCAGTGGGACCCTGCACTCTCGCCCGGTGCCGCGGTCGTCCAATCGACGTCACCGGCTCAGCCTGGCCAGGATACGCGAGACCGTCAGCCAGGTCCGCGACGTGATCTCTCTGCCGAACGTCCTCTCCAGCCATGTCATGACATCCGGCGTCCCGGCGCTCGTCATGTCCGTGACGCTGAACACCTCACGAGTGGATCGTCCGACGATCCGGTAATCCCGGTCTACTGGTTGGTGTGGGAGCTCGAAGTCGACGGTCAGGGCATTCCTGGAGAAGGTGACCAGAAGGTAGGAGCCGGCGCCGTGCTCGAGGTCCCCGAACGGCTTCAGACCGGCGAGTTCCTGCAACTCCTGGCGGCTTCGCAGGATCGTCTTGCTCTCGAAGCCGAGCGCCTCGCTCCAGGCAGCTTCGAGCGTTGCCTCGAGGGCGGCGACGTCCACCGTGTCGGCCTCGAACAGGACGTTGCCGCTGGACAGCAGGGTCTGGACGCCGCCTAGGCCGAGGCTCTCGCAGACGCCGCGTAGCTTGTCGTTGCGCATGTTCGGGTTGCTCGGCCCGATCCCCCGCAACAGGGCGACGTACTTCGTCATGGCTCGATCGTAGGAATGGAGGCGCCGTGCGTGTTCAGCGGCTACCGGGTTGGTGCGCCGCCCCCGCGCCACACCGAGATCCGCTCCACTACCGGCGAGTCGCCGTGAAGGTGATGGGTTCCTCGCCGGCGTTGGCGAGTACTCCTGTCAGCGTGTCGCCCGCGATCGAGGCGGTGACCTCCACGGTGAGGAAAGTCGGCTCCACGTCGGGGGGCCCGCCGGGGCATGGCCCGTCACCGAGGCCGCCCTGGGCGTCGGCTGTTCCCTCGTAGGACCCGTCGCCGGCCTCGAGAACCGAGCCCGGTGCCAAGGTGATCTTCAGGTGGAAGCAGAATCCCGCGGAGTCGTCGAAGCCCTCCACCGCTGCGTTGCCGAGCAACTCGATGGTCCCCGTGAGATCGGCGCCTGCGACGAGAAGGACGGAGTTGATGAGCACGAGGTCGGGATCCGCCCCGGTGGCGGCGGCGTCGACGCTGCCGACGAACTCATCGCCCTCTCCGGCATCCGGTTCCTCCGTGTCGGCGGGCTGGGTGGTGGTCGTGGTCTCCTCGTCGACCGACTCCGAGCCGAGCGGAGGGCACGATCCGGCCAGGAGGTCCTGGTTCACCGGCAGCACCTCCGGCTCCGTGACGATGCTGTAGCACGGCACGGGGATGCCCAGTTGAGGGTCGGCGCCCAGATCGGCGTCGACCTCGCCGAAGATGAACGCCTCGATGATCTGATCGACGAGGTAGCCGCGTGCTGCCAGCGTCGCCACGATCGTGATGAGCCGGGAACCTTGGGCCTGCTGGCTCCTCAGTTCCTCGAGCCGCTGCTCGGCGGCGATGAACACCTCGCGGATCGTGTTGTCGAACGAGTCGATGAGGGTTTCGTTGGGGTCCCAGTCCGGCAGCTCCTGCAAGACGAAGAGTCCCTGGTGCGCCAGCGCTTGGTCTCCCACCCCCGCGGGCGGGTCCTCGAGTAGACCGAGAGGAGCATCGGCAGGCTCGACGCCGGCGATCGTGCCGGCCTGGGTGAGCTCTGGAGTGGCGACGACCTGCTCGATCGTGTAACCGGCGTCGAAGGCGAGGAGGAGCACCGCGAACCCGGTCTCCTCTCCCCAGTCGTCGACGATGGCTTCGGTCGCCCCGGTGATCCCCGCGTAGGAGAAGGTGGCGGCATCGGCGGGCACCGTCGCGGTGGTCGCGGTCGGATCGCCGCTGCAACCGGCGACCGCGACCCAGACGAGCGCGGCCGTCAAACACCGGAACAGGGGGCGCCTGGGCGCTATCAATGCTCTCGATCCCGCCTCGTCGTCCTGGGCAACCCCCTCGGAAGCCACTCTATTGAACGAGGCCCAGATCGCAGGTGATATCGGGCCCGGCGGGCGAGGCTGCTGGCGGCATCGTCTCGCCTCGGTCGGCAGCCGTGCCGGCCGATCTCGAGCCTCTCGCTGCAGATGACCGGGTCTGCCCGGTCACTTGCGAGGCGAAACGGCTTCTGGACATCGCTCACCGGCCGATACAATCGACTCCACCGGGGACGTAGCTCAGCCCGGCAGAGCACCTGGTTTGCAACCAGGGGGTCGTGGGTTCGAATCCCATCGTCTCCACAGCGTCCCCCTCAGTTCTTGCGTACCTGCGTCGCATATGTGCGATGGGGGGACGCCGGAACGACAGGGGGGATCGGCCTTACCGTTCCTGCGTACGTGCGTCGCACATGAGCGATGGGGGTACGCCGGAACGAGAGGGGGCGGCGTCTCGCACCTGGCCGGTCGCTCGTAGACTCGTGGCCGAGTCGCCAACACGGAGTCTGCAATGCCCAATGCCGTCATCGTCGATGCCGTGAGGACCGGTGGGGGGAAGCGGGGTGGCAAGCTGGCCGGCTGGCACCCGGTCGACCTCGCAGCCGGTGTGCTGAAGCACCTCCAGGAGCGCAACGACCTCGACCCCGGCCTCGTCGACGACGTGATCATGGGGTGCGTCATGCAAACCGGCGAGCAGGCGGCCAACGTGGGGCGCAACGCCGTCCTCGCCGCCGGCTGGCCGGAGATCGTCCCCGGCACGACCATCGACCGGCAGTGCGGGTCGAGCCAGCAGGCGGTTCACTTCGCCGCACAAGGTGTCATGGCAGGGGTGTATGACGTCGCCGTCGCCGCGGGGGTCGAGTCGATGACGAGGGTGCCGATCGGGACCACGATGCAGCAAGGTCCGGGGCTGCCCTTCGGGCCCGCGATGATGGCCCGGTACGAGGACGGGTTGGTGCCGCAGGGGATCTCGGCGGAGCTCATCGCCGAGAGGTGGAAGATCGGCCGCGACGAGCTCGACGAGTTGGCGTACAACTCCCACATGCGAGCCGACCGGGCAACGACGGAGGGGCGCTTCGAGAACGAGATCGTGCCCGTCGAGGTGAGGAACGCCGACGGGACCATCGAGATGTTCTCCCGGGACGAGGGGATCCGCGCCGACACCACGATCGAGCGCCTCGCATCACTCAACCCTGTTTTCAGACCGGACGGCGTCATCACCGCCGGCAATTCGTCGCAGATCACGGACGGGGCGGCGGCGACTCTCATCATGAGCGAGGAGAAGGCGGCCGCGCTCGGTCTGACGCCACGCGCCCGGTTCGTGGCGTTCGCGCTCGCCGGTGTCGACCCGATTCTCATGTTGACCGGCCCGATCCCGGCGACCCAGAAGATCCTCGACAGAGCGGGGCTCACGATCGATGACATCGACCTGTACGAGGTGAACGAGGCGTTCGCTCCCGTCACGGCAGCGTGGCTGCGTGAAACGGGCGCCGACTACGAGAAGCTCAATGTCAACGGCGGCGCCATGGCCCTCGGGCATCCGCTCGGGGCCTCCGGCACCAAGCTGCTGGCGACGCTGCTCAACGAGCTGGAGCGGACCGGCGGCCGGTACGGTCTGCAGACCATGTGCGAAGGCGGCGGGCTGGCGAACGCCACGATCATCGAGAACCTCTCGGCGGCATGATCGAGACGCTGACGGCGATCGTGGTGGGGGTCGCCATCTTCTCCGTCGCGTTGTGGGTGATCAGGCAGCTCGCCAAGCCGGGTCCCGAGGAGCCGGACCCCGAGGAGGTGCACGAGGTCGCCGTCGACTACCGGTGCACCGTGTGCGGCCTCAGGCTGACGGTCACCCACGCCCAGGAGGGCGAGGCCGCAGCGCCCCGGCATTGCCGGGAGGACATGGTCGAAATAACACGCGTGTAGTTTTCCCCAGGTGTGGACAGCTCCGGGGACAACTACACAGTTGTGATTCAGGTGAAGGGGCGACTGCGGCTGCGATCCCCACGAACGCCGGCGTCCCGAGATCGGCGAGCACGTCGGGACTCCGCCGCTTCGGAAGCGTCAGCGGAAGTTGAGCGTCATGGCGAACCCGACCGCGATCCCCGCCAGGCCCCCGAGCAGGTACTTGTTCGAAGTCCCTCCCGGGAGCAGCCCGATGTAGTTCGTCACGATGACGAGGATGCCGAGGCCCATGAGCCCGAACATGAGGACGATGTACCACGTCGGCGACGGGCCCTTCGCCTTGATCGGATCGGGCTTCGCCGGCGGCGTTGGCCGTTTGCTGGCCTTCTTGCGGCCTTTCGACACAGGCATGGGCCCGTAGGGTAGTGGCCGCTCACTCCGGCGCCAGAAGCCGCCACGGGATGCGGCCACGGACGCCGACGGTATCCTCGGCAAGCAGCGCCAATCCCCGGTCGGAGGACGCCGTGAAGGTCCTGGTCGTCGACAACTACGACTCGTTCACGTTCAACCTCGTGCAGTATCTCGGCGAGTTGGGTGCCGATCCGACCGTCGTGCGCAACGATGCCCTCGCTCCAACGGACGCCATCGGGGCCGGCTACGACCGGCTCGTGATATCACCGGGCCCCGGAAGGCCGGAAGACGCCGGGTACTCGGTCGAGTACGTTCGCACGCTCGGCACCCGGATGCCCACGCTCGGGGTGTGCCTCGGTCATCAGGCGATCGCGGTCGCCTTCGGGGGCCGGGTAGGCCTCGCCCCGGAGCCGCGCCACGGCAAGACGTCGGACATCACCCACGACGGCAAGGGCGTCTTCACAGGGCTCGCCAACCCGTTCGTCGCCACCCGGTACCACTCACTGACCTCGGTCGACCTGCCGGAGGACTTGGAGGTGTGCGCCCACAGCGAGGACGGGGTCGTCCAGGGGATCCGGCACAGGCGCCTCCCGATCTCGGGTGTCCAGTTCCATCCGGAGAGCGTCATGACCACCGAAGGAATGGCGCTTCTCAAGAACTTCCTCGGCCAGCCGGCCTGACCTCGCCGGCCTCAGTCGGGCAGCCGCAGCCGCCCCTCGTCCGACTCCTCCACGAGTCCGTCGGCGATCAACCCGTCGAGTGCCTCCCCCAACTCGTCCGGTGAGAAGCCGGTCGCTCCGGCCAGCTGATCGAACGTCGACTCGGCCATGGCGA
This region of Acidimicrobiia bacterium genomic DNA includes:
- a CDS encoding antibiotic biosynthesis monooxygenase translates to MATDTVVTMVEGTVDPARVPDLLESFPAMSAEELPPHLLGTMLLRESDSDRWRIVTLWRSMNDLEEYVKTVETPAARQAFLAAGAEPTVGVWKADRVLLRP
- a CDS encoding nuclear transport factor 2 family protein, whose protein sequence is MPSSLDDWIEGYRLAWESRDADAAAQLFTADATYRSNIFEEPHVGREGVADYWRSVTAGQSEVRVRMGRPFAAGPRVAVEFWTNMYLDGDETTLPGCLLLDFDDEGLCRRLREYWSFTAGAHEPPPEWGE
- a CDS encoding DUF1697 domain-containing protein, which gives rise to MTKYVALLRGIGPSNPNMRNDKLRGVCESLGLGGVQTLLSSGNVLFEADTVDVAALEATLEAAWSEALGFESKTILRSRQELQELAGLKPFGDLEHGAGSYLLVTFSRNALTVDFELPHQPVDRDYRIVGRSTREVFSVTDMTSAGTPDVMTWLERTFGREITSRTWLTVSRILARLSR
- a CDS encoding thiolase family protein; translation: MPNAVIVDAVRTGGGKRGGKLAGWHPVDLAAGVLKHLQERNDLDPGLVDDVIMGCVMQTGEQAANVGRNAVLAAGWPEIVPGTTIDRQCGSSQQAVHFAAQGVMAGVYDVAVAAGVESMTRVPIGTTMQQGPGLPFGPAMMARYEDGLVPQGISAELIAERWKIGRDELDELAYNSHMRADRATTEGRFENEIVPVEVRNADGTIEMFSRDEGIRADTTIERLASLNPVFRPDGVITAGNSSQITDGAAATLIMSEEKAAALGLTPRARFVAFALAGVDPILMLTGPIPATQKILDRAGLTIDDIDLYEVNEAFAPVTAAWLRETGADYEKLNVNGGAMALGHPLGASGTKLLATLLNELERTGGRYGLQTMCEGGGLANATIIENLSAA
- a CDS encoding cell division protein CrgA; the encoded protein is MPVSKGRKKASKRPTPPAKPDPIKAKGPSPTWYIVLMFGLMGLGILVIVTNYIGLLPGGTSNKYLLGGLAGIAVGFAMTLNFR
- a CDS encoding aminodeoxychorismate/anthranilate synthase component II, encoding MKVLVVDNYDSFTFNLVQYLGELGADPTVVRNDALAPTDAIGAGYDRLVISPGPGRPEDAGYSVEYVRTLGTRMPTLGVCLGHQAIAVAFGGRVGLAPEPRHGKTSDITHDGKGVFTGLANPFVATRYHSLTSVDLPEDLEVCAHSEDGVVQGIRHRRLPISGVQFHPESVMTTEGMALLKNFLGQPA